One window of the Pelobates fuscus isolate aPelFus1 chromosome 12, aPelFus1.pri, whole genome shotgun sequence genome contains the following:
- the CHST1 gene encoding carbohydrate sulfotransferase 1, with protein sequence MQCSWKAVFLLALASIAIQYTAIRTFTTKSFQMCPIPNPANCSPGQDPTDSPDRLCEDSQSLNSNFSRKTHILILATTRSGSSFVGQLFNQHSDVFYLFEPLYHVQYTLLPKMTQNKSPADRRVMLGASRDLLRSLYDCDLYFMENYIKPQPINHTTDRLFRRGASKALCSLPVCDALGSSDIYLEEGDCVKKCGSLNMTLAMESCKDHGHVAIKIVRVPEVNDLRALVEDPRLNLKVIQLVRDPRGILASRSETFRDTYRLWRIWRATGRRPFNLDATQLTTVCEDFLNSISTGFSRPLWLKGRYMLLRYEDLARNPMKKMEEIYDFVGVPPDSNVERWIQNNTQADESSVKHKYGTLRNSAATAESWRLTLSYDIVEFTQNACRQVLTQLGYKTVGSSQELRNLSYSLIEDKGFAPFL encoded by the coding sequence ATGCAATGTTCTTGGAAGGCTGTCTTCTTACTAGCGCTGGCCTCTATTGCTATCCAGTACACAGCCATTCGCACCTTTACCACCAAATCCTTTCAAATGTGCCCAATCCCCAATCCTGCCAACTGCAGCCCTGGCCAAGATCCTACAGATTCTCCTGACCGGCTTTGTGAGGACAGCCAGTCGTTAAACTCGAACTTTTCTAGAAAGACACATATTCTCATCTTGGCAACAACCCGCAGTGGATCATCTTTTGTGGGTCAACTTTTTAATCAACACTCTGATGTCTTCTATTTGTTTGAGCCACTTTACCATGTCCAGTATACATTGCTTCCTAAAATGACACAGAATAAAAGTCCTGCTGATCGGAGAGTCATGTTGGGCGCAAGTAGGGACCTGTTGAGGAGCCTTTATGACTGTGATCTCTATTTTATGGAGAACTACATCAAGCCACAGCCAATTAACCACACTACTGATAGACTGTTCAGGCGGGGTGCAAGCAAAGCACTTTGCTCTCTTCCAGTTTGTGATGCTTTAGGATCCTCTGACATTTATCTCGAAGAAGGTGACTGTGTTAAGAAATGTGGGAGCTTAAACATGACCTTAGCAATGGAGTCTTGCAAGGACCATGGACATGTGGCTATTAAAATTGTCCGTGTGCCTGAAGTCAATGACCTTCGAGCTTTAGTGGAAGATCCAAGGCTAAATTTGAAGGTGATACAGTTGGTGAGGGACCCCAGAGGCATCTTGGCCTCCCGGAGTGAGACTTTCCGGGACACCTATAGGCTATGGAGGATATGGAGAGCAACCGGCCGAAGGCCTTTCAATCTAGACGCAACCCAGTTGACCACAGTCTGTGAAGACTTTTTAAACTCCATCTCTACTGGGTTTAGTCGCCCCCTCTGGTTAAAGGGTAGGTATATGCTCCTCCGATATGAGGATCTGGCTAGAAACCCTATGAAGAAGATGGAGGAGATCTATGACTTTGTGGGTGTTCCACCAGATTCGAACGTGGAGAGATGGATTCAGAATAACACCCAAGCAGACGAATCATCAGTCAAACATAAGTATGGCACATTAAGAAACTCTGCAGCCACAGCTGAAAGCTGGCGACTAACTTTGTCTTATGACATTGTAGAATTTACGCAAAATGCCTGTCGACAAGTACTAACCCAGCTAGGCTACAAGACTGTTGGGTCTTCACAAGAACTGAGAAACCTTTCCTACAGCCTGATAGAGGACAAAGGTTTTGCACCTTTTCTGTAA